From the bacterium genome, the window TCCTCCATGACGTCGCCCGGGCCCGGCTCCCAGGATACTACCCCACGTCCCCATGTTCGAGGGTGCCGATCTGCAATCCGTGCTCCGACTGCGGTCCGCCCTTGGACACTGAGGCTTTAGCGAATCAGCATTCCGCCGCCCCGGCATCGCCGCGCCTTCGGGGTATACTAGTCTCGTCGGTCACCATCCGGACGGCCGTTGGCCGCAGCCAGGGAGGCGTCCACGCGTGAGCGAACCCGACACGAATCGCCGTCGAATCGAATGGGGAGGGGCCGCGCCAGCGGTTTCTTCGGCCCGCTGGCCGCGGGTCGGGCAGAGGATCCTGCACCATTCGCCCTGGCTCGTCCTCGCATCCTCGCTGCTCGTCACCTGGCTCGTCTGGCATTCGGCGGCGCACGCGCTCGCGGTGGCCCGGGACAATTACTTCGATTTCCGCGTCCGCGAGGCGACCACCCGCATCGTGCAGCGCATGCAGGCCTACCAGCAGGTGCTGCAGGGGGTGCAGGCGCTCTACCTGGCCTCCGACACCGTCGAGCGGGACGAGTTCAAGACCTACGTCGCGGCCCAGCGCCTCGCCGAGCACTACCCCGGCATCCAGGGCGTCGGCTACTCGCTCATCGTGCCCGCTGCACGCAGGGGCGAGCACGAGGCCGCGGTCCGGGCGGAAGGCTTCCGCGCGTACGCGATCCGCCCCGAGGGGCAGCGGGATCCGTACACATCCATCGTCTACCTCGAGCCGTTCGCGGACCGCAACCTGCGCGCCTTCGGCTATGACATGTACTCCGAGCCCGTCCGCCGCGCCGCGATGGAGCGCGCGCGCGACACCGGCGCCATGGCGATGTCGGGCAAGGTGCGGCTCGTGCAGGAGGCGGGCGGCCGCGAGCAGGCGGGCTTCCTGCTGTACCTGCCGGTCTACCGCAACAACCTGCCGCACGACACGCCCGCGCAGCGCCGCGCACATATCCTCGGGTGGGCCTATTCCCCGTTTCGCATGGACGACCTGATGCAGGGGATCCACGGCGAGCGCGCGAGCGACCTCGACATCGAGATCTACGACGGGTCCGATGCGTCGACCGAGACGCTGATGTACGACTCGGACGGGAGCCGTCAGGCCGTGTCGCCCTCGCCCGCGGGGGTGACCTCGGTGGGCGAGATCGAGATCGCCGGCCGCCGCTGGACGGTCGCCGTCCGCGCGCTCGCGGGGCTCGAGCGCCGCATCGACGCCGGGCGGCCGGCGCTCATCGGGTTCGTCGGCGTGATCATCAGCCTGCTGCTGTCCTGGCTGACGTGGTCGCTGGTGCGCGGGCGCGAGCGGGCCGTCTCCGCAGTGCTCGAGCGCGAGCGCCTGATCGCCGAGCTGCAGGCGGCGATGGCACAGGTCAAGACGCTGCAGGGGATCCTGCCGATCTGCTCGGTCTGCAAGAAGATCCGCGACGACAAGGACGCGTGGAAGCAGATGGAGACCTTCATCAGCGAGCACTCGGACGCGGTCTTCAGCCACGGCTACTGTCCCGACTGCGCCGCGAAGACCATGGCCGAGGTCCGCGCGTTCTCGAAAGCTCGGGGGACCGGATAGGGGACCGCCGCGGCCTCACCCCGCGGCGTCAGCCGGCCGCGGGCGTCCCGATCGTGTCGCGGACGGCCTGCAGGAGCGCCCCGACGGTGAAGGGCTTCTGCAGCAGCGGCGTGCCCTTGTCCAGAAGCCGGTCCAGCGCGCCCGCGCCCGAGGGGTACCCGGAGATGTAGAGGACCCTGATCCCCGGGCGCAGCTCCGCGAGCCTGCGGCACAGTTCCGGCCCGCTCATTCCCGGCATGACGACGTCCGAGATGACGAGGTCGATCGTGGCTCCCGGCGCCGCCGCGAGCGCCTCGGCGGGGCTGGCGACGGCCGTCACGCCGTAGCCGTACTCGGCCAGCGCCGCGGCCATGAAGGTGCGGACGCCCTCGTCGTCCTCGACGAGCAGCACGGCCCCGTTCCCGCGCGGCGGCCCCGCGGCGGCCGGCGTCTCGCTCCCCGCGGGCACCGCGGCTTCGGCGACCGGCAGGTAGACGCGGAAGGTCGTGCCGTGGCCCGGCTCGCTGTAGACGGCGATGTCGCCGCCGTGCTGCTTGACGATGCCGTGGACGGTCGAGAGCCCCAGCCCCGTCCCTCTTCCAGCGGCCTTGGTGGTGAAGAACGGCTCGAAGACGCGTTGCCGGGTGCGCTCGTCCATGCCGCATCCCGTGTCGCTCACGGTGAGGACGATGCACCGCTCCCCGTCGAGCCCGCGCGCGAGCCAGGGGGAGGATCCGTCGATCCGCGCGACGCCCGTCTCGACCGTGAGGCGGCCGCCCGCCGGCATCGCGTCCCGGGCGTTCACCGCCAGGTTGAGGAGCACCTGCTGGATCTGCGTCGGGTCGGCCTCGATCGGGGGCAGCTCGGCGGTGAGGTTCAGGCGCACGTCGATGTCCTCGCCGATGATCCGCTTGACCATCCTGCCGACGGCGAGGATCTCGTCGTTGAGGTTCAGGACCTTCTTCTGGAGGACCTGCCTGCGGCTGAAGGCGAGGATCTGGCGCGTGAGATCGGCCGCGCGCTTGGCGGACTCGACCACGGACTCGAGGCTCCTGCGGGCGGGGTGGCCGGGCTCGAGCCGCAGCAGCGTGAGGTCCGCGAAGCCGAGGATCGGCGAGAGCAGGTTGTTGAAGTCGTGCGCGATCCCGCCCGCAAGGATGCCGATGCCCTCGAGCTTCTGCGCCTGGACGAGCTGTTCCTCCAGCTTGCGCCGCTCGGTGATCTCCACGAACGTGACCACCGCGCCGCTGATCTGCCCGTCGTGGAGCACCGGGTGGCTCCAGCACTCGACGTGCACCGGCGAACCGTCGCTTCGCCAGAGGACCTCGTCGGCCGCGTGGTAGGCCGCGCCCGTCCTGACGACGTCGCGGAGCCGGCATTCCTCCGACGGGTGGGGCGAGCCGTCCTCCCGGGAGTGGTGGATGAGATCGTGGATCTTCCGGCCCGTCAGGTCCTCCGGCTTCCCGTGGCCGAGGATGCGGCAGCAGGCCGGGTTGCAGAAGGTGCAGGTGCCCTCCGGGTCGATGCCGTAGATTGCCTCCGCCGTGGAGTCCAGGAGCAGGCGGATCCGCTCCTCGCGTTCGGCGAGCTCCGTCTGGATCAGGATCCGCTCCTGGAGGGCGGCCTCCAGGTCCGCCGTGCGCTGGTGCACCGCGAACTCCAGGCCCGCCTTGGTGATCAGCGTCGAGGAGAGGCGGGCCGCCATCTCGTTGAAGGCCCGGCCGATCTCGCCGATCTCCGCGTGCCGGTCCGGGACGATCCGGCGCGAGAGGTCGCCGTCCCCGATCGCCTTGATGCCGGCGAGCAGCGGCAGGAACGATTGGCGGTGCAGCACCCGGACGAAGACGCTGCCGAGCACCAGCGCGAGCGCCACGGCGGCGGCGAGCAGGGCCGCCGTCCGCCAGATGTGCCGGGCCAGGACCTTCCCCATCGGTTCCAGGCTGATCCCGAGCGCGAGCTGGGCGATCGCCCCGCTTGTCACCGGCGTGCTCACCGGGCCGAACGCCGGCTCGGCGCCCGCGCCGGCGGCGGGCGGCGGCGCCACGGGGAAGGTGTATTCCTTCACCGCTCCGCGCACGTCCGACTGCCAGTGGGCGGCCTGGATCTCGCCCTCCCGCGACTTGACCATGAGGTACGTGACTTCCCGGTCGAGGGTCGCGCCCCGCAGGATCGCGTTCATGGTCTCCGTGTCCTGGCGGGCGGCGGCCTCCGCCACGGCGCGGGCCAGGTACTCGCCCATGAACTGCATGCGCCGGTCCAGTTCGCCGCGCAGGATGGCCCGCTGCTCGAGGACCGAGAGGGCGCCGAGGACGGAGCCGAGCGCGAGCACCACCAGCAGGACGATGAGGTTGAGCCTGAAGGCGATGCTCGTGCGCATGCTCGATGGGCGATCCGGCCGGAGAAGGGCCTGCGGTCAGTCCTCGTGGAACGCGACGGTGAAGCTGAACGTCTTCGGGCGGCAGTAATCGAGCGGCCTTCCGTCGATCTCCGCGTACGGGTACATGAAGTAGTTGACCTTCTCGAGGTTGCCCTCCGCGAAGGCGACCCCCCGCCCCCCCTTGTGCAGCACGATGCGGTACTGGTCGACCGCGCCGAAATAGTAGTCGCGGTAGGGACGGGCTGCGGCCAGGTCGAGGTTGCGCGCGAGCATGATCTTGCGCACGTCCGCGGGGTCGACGGGCACCCAGCCCGTGCCGGGGAGGTAGAACTCCGCCCAGCAGTGGTGCCCGTCCGTGACGTCGGTCTCGCCCGGCTGGCCGAGCCGCAGGCCGAAGACCTCCCGCGCCGGCACGCCCGTGGCGCGCGCCAGCGCGACGAAGACGGAGCTGATGTCCGCGCACTTCCCGCTCCGGGACGCGAGGGTCGCCTGGACCCTCCCGGTTCCGCAGCCGGGGACGTCGGGGTCCCGCCGCGTGTTCTCCACCGTCCAGTCGTAGACCGCCCGCGCCCGCGCGAGGATCCCGGACTTGCCCTCCACGATCTTCGCGGCCAGCGCGACGATCTTCGCGTCGTCCGACGGGATCCAGAACTCGGCCCGGACGTACTTCGCCACGTCGGGAGGGATCGCCCCTCCGCGCTCGGCGAGGCGCGGCGCCTTCCGCTCCCGGGCCTTGGCGTGGAACGAGACCGTGAGGGTCGGCTTCCCGGCCGGGCGCCTCCACTCGGTGTACAGGTAGAGGGCGCCACTCCGGGCCTCCCGCGAGAGGCTGAAGTTCGAGTACGTGCCGGAGAAGGTCAGCCCCGTGATCTCCTGGTCCAGGTCGGACGTGGGGTACGGGAACCAGAGCTTCGCCGAGGAGGCGTCCGCCGGGGTGGCCAGCGAGATGTTGAACCGGATGGTGCCGCTGCGTTCGGCCGCCGCGGCGGAAAGGGCGGCCAGATGGACCGCGGCCAGGGCCAGGCCAGGCAGCCAGCACATCTTCCTCATCGCCATCCCCCGCGGCCGCCCCGCGCCAGCGCGGACCGGAGGCATTCCACACCCGTCGCTGTGCGATGTCAATCGGCGGGGGACGACGCCACGCCAGGGCCGCTCTTGACAGCGTCGGGCCCCTGCGTGCTCATAATGTCGGCGGATGCAACCGCTGCACATGGATACGGCGGACGAGCGGCACGGGAGACCGCAGGCGACGGGCGGCGGGGCGTCGCGGCCCGCTCCGGAGCGCCCGCTCGCGGACGTCGTCGTCCTCATCCCCGCGTACAACCCGGACGAGATGCTGCTTGCCGTCGTCGCCGCGCTGATCGACCGGGGCTTCGCGCGGATCGTCGTCGTCGACGACGGCAGCGGCCCGGCGAGCGCCCCGGTGTTCGCGCGGCTGCGCACGCTGCCGCAGGTGGCGCTGCTGGCGCATGCGGTGAACCTCGGCAAGGGGCGGGCGCTCAAGACGGGGCTCAACCACATCCTCCAGGCGTGGCCGGACGCGGCCGGCGTCGTCACCGTCGACGCCGACGGCCAGCACCTGGCGGCGGACGTGGCGGCGGTCGTCGCCTCCTTCCTCGGGCGGCCGGACGCCCTGGTGCTCGGGTCGCGCTCGTTCGGCCGCTCGGTGCCGCTGCGGAGTCTCCTCGGCAACGTCATCACCCGCGGCGTCTTCCGGCTCGTCGTGGGCACGCGCATCGCCGACACCCAGTCGGGGCTGCGCTGCTTCCCGCTCGCGCTCGTGCCGCGGTTCCTCGCGCTCGAGGGAGAGCGCTACGAGTACGAGATGAACGTGCTGGTCGAGGCGCATCGCATCGCCGGCATCCGCGAGGTCGGCATCTCGACGGTGTACCTCCAGGACAACCGCTCCTCGCACTTCAACCCGCTCGCGGACTCGATGCGGATCTACTTCCTGCTGCTGCGCTTCTCGTTCTCCTCGGCGCTGGCGAGCCTCGTCGATTTCGCGGTCTTCGCGCTCGCGACCGCGCTGGGCGCCGGCCTGCTCCGGAGCATGGTCGTGGCGCGCGCGGTCGCCGGCAGCCTCAACTTCGTGGTCAACCGGAACCTGGTCTTCCGCAGCAGCGGCCGCGTGCCGCCGGCCCTGCTCAGGTACGCGGCCCTGCTCGCCCTGCTCGGCGGCGTCGCGTACCTGGCGATCAGGGCGCTGGCCGAGGCCGGCGTCGACGTCGTCCTCGCCAAGTTCCTCGTCGAGACGCTCCTCTTCCTCGTGAGCTTCACCGTCCAGCGCAGCGTGGTGTTCACCGCGCGCCGGGGCGAGCGGGCATGAGCGGCGAGCCGTCCCTCGCGGCCGCGTCGCGCCGGCTGCGCGACCCCGCGCTGCGCGGCCTGGCGCCGGGCACGGCGGCGTGGTTCGAGGCGCAGCGACGGATGATCGCGGGCAAGCCGCTCGTCCGGCGGTGCTACGACCTCTGGTACCGGCGGCTCCTCGAGGACGCCGACAGCGTGCCGGGCGCGGGCGGGCTGATCGTCGAGCTCGGGAGCGGGCTGAGCTACATCAAGCGGCTGCGCCCGGAGGTGGTGACGACCGACGTGGTGGCCGGGGCGGCGGACCTGGTGGCCGACGGCCGTGCGTTGCCCTTCGGCGACGGGACGGTGCGCGCGCTGCTGCTGACCCACGTCTTCCACCACATCCCGGACGTCGGGCGCTTCCTCACGGAGGCCCGCCGCGTGCTGGCGCCGGGCGGGGTCATCGGCATGGTCGAGGAGACCCACACGCCGTTCGCCCGCTTCTTCTTCGGGCGGATCCACCCCGAGCCCTACGACGACCGCGCCGCGCGCTGGGAGTTCCCCGCCGGGGACCCGCTGGGCGCCGCAAACCAGGCGCTCTCCTGGATCGTCTTCTTCCGGGACGCGGCGCGGTTCCGCGAAGGCTGGCCGGACCTCGCGCTCGAGCGCCGCGAATACCTGCCGTGGCTCGGCTACCTGCTCTCCGGCGGGGTGAACCTCAGGAGCCTCGTGCCGCGTCCCCTCGCGCCGGCATTCGGCGCGCTGGACGCGCTCCTGCGGCCGTGCGACCGCCTCTGCGCCATCCACTGGCACCTGCGGCTGCGCAAGGTCGCGGCCGTGCCGCGGCGATGAGCGCGCGCGAGCGGTCGGCGCTGGCGGCCGAGGCGGCGTTCCTCCATGGGGCGCTCTTCGGCGGCGAGATACCGCCGGAGGTCGCGGAGCGCTACGCGCGGGCCCACGAGGCGGTCGTCGGGGACGCGCCGGCGGCGCAGGAGCGCTCCGTGCAGCGCATCGTGCGCCGGCGCCTCGACGCGGAAGCGGTCGAGTGCGTCTTCCGGGCCCAGGGGCGCCGGCACCTGCTCACCACGAAGCTGCAGGTGCTCTGCTTCCTGGTGGAGGTCCGCGCGGCCTACTATCCGCGCTTCGTCAACGAGCGGCCCGGCCGGGTGCGGGCCGCGGCGGGGCTGGTCGGCGCGGCGCTCCGGACGGCGTGGAAGCGCGCGCGGGGCCGCTATCTGATCTGGAGGCACGATCTTGCTTGACGCGATCGTCGTCGGCTCGGGCCCCGGGGGCGTGATCTGCGCCCGCGGGCTGCGCGGCGAGCGCGTCCTCGTCCTCGATGTCGGCAATCGTCCCGGGCCGCTGCCGGGCCTCGACGGCAACCTCTACGAGCTGCGCCGCTCGCGGGAGGACCTCTTCGAGCAGCTGATCGGCGCCGGCTTCGAGGGCCTGCGCAATCTCCGCGGCCGCGCGGTCAGCCTCAAGCTCAAGTCGCCGGGCATGGCCTACGTCATCAGGGACGGGGAGCGCCTCGCGCCCGTGCTGTCGGAGGGTTTCGAGGCGACGATCAGCCTCGCCGAGGGCGGTCTCGCCAACGCCTGGGGCGCGGGGGTCTACCGCTTCACGGACGAGGACCTCGCGGGCTTCCCGATCCGGGCCGCAGACCTCGAGCCGCATTACGACGAGCTGACGCGGCTGATCGGCATCAGCGGCGAGAGCGACGACCTCGATCCCTGGTTCGGCGGCGCGGCCGGGTTGCTGCCGCCGCTGCGCCTCTCGGGCATCGCCGCCGACGTCTCCGCGCGCTACCGGCGCCACCTGCCGGAGTTCCGCCGCCGCGGCATCGTGGTCGGCCGCCCCAGGCTCGCCGTCCTCACGCGGGAGCACCGCGGACGCCCGGCCTACCGGCACGACAACCTCGAGTTCTTCAAGCCGCACGACCCCTCGATCTACAACCCGGCGTTCACGCTGCGCGAGATGGTGTCGGCGGGCGAGGTCGCGTACCGGCCCGGCGTGCTCGTCACGCGGTTCGCCGAGCACGCCGACCGCGTGGAGGTGTCTGCGCGCGATCTCGCGGCCGGCGGCGAGGAGACCTTCGTGGCGCGGCGGCTGTTCCTGGCCGCCGGCGCGCTCAACAGCGCCCGCATCGTCCTGGCTTCCGCCGGCGACCACGCGAGCCGCCTGCCGCTCCTCGACAATCCGGTGACGCTCGTCCCGCTGCTCAGCCCGGGGCGGATCGGCGCCGCCCTCGACCCGAATGACAGCTCGCTCGGCCAGCTCAACATCATCGTGCAGCCCGGCGCGGGGGACGGCGAGACCCTCCAGGGCACGCTCTACGGGACGACCGGGCCGCTGCGGTCGGACGCGCTCTTCGAGCTTCCCGCGCCGGTCCCGGCGGCGGTCTGCCTGGCCAAGTATCTCGCGCCGGCGATGGCCGTGGTCATGCTCTTCCACCCCGATCGTCCCGACCCGGGCAATTTCCTGCAGCTCGCGCCCAGCGGGGCGCTGCGGCTGCGCCACGCCCCGCCACGCCCCGGGAGCGGCGCCCGGCGGCTCGTCGCGGCCTTCCGGCGCATCGGTCTTCTCGGCGCGGACGTCCTCTGCCGGCAGGCGCCGATCGGCAGCGGGCTGCACTACGCGGGCACGCTCCCCATGAAGGCCGCGCCGGGACGCTACGAGACCGGCGTCGACGGGCGCCTCGGGGGCAGCGCGAGGGTCTTCGTCGTCGACGGCGCCTGCGTGCCGACGCTGCCGGCGAAGAACCTGACGTTCACCATCATGGCGAACGCGGCGCGCATCGCGGCGCTGGCGCGGGGCGGCCGGCCGTGAACGTCCTGATCACGGGCGGCACGGGGTTCCTCGGCTCGCGACTGGCGTCGGCGTGGAAGAGTCGGGGACACCGGGTGGCCGTGACGTCGTCCGGCACGGGCGTGCCGCCGCCCGGGGCGCTGCGCTTCCGCCTGGGGGAGCCCTTCGACGGCCGCGCCCTCGAGGGCATCGTCTGCGTCGTGCACGGCGCCCACGCGTTCGGCGGGGGCACGCACGTGCTGAACGTCGAGGGGACGCGGGCGCTGTTCATCGCGGCGCGGGCGGCCGGCGTCCGGCACCAGGTCTTCATCAGCTCCGCCTCGGCGCAGGCGGCCGGGGCGTCGGCGTACGGCCGCGTCAAGCGCGCCGTGGAGCCGCTCTTCCTCGACGCGGGCGAGACGGTCGTCCGTCCCGGCCTGGTGCTCGGGCGAGGGGGCATGTTCGGGCGCGTCATGGACAGGGTGCTCTCGTCGCCGGTGATCCCGCTGCTCGCGGGCGGGGAGGACCTGGTCCCGGTGGTCGCGGAGGCGGACTTCGTCGCCGCGATGACCGAGGTCCTCGAGGGCGGCTTGCGCGGATCCTGGAACCTCGTCAGCGGCGAGCAGGTGACGATGCGCCGGCTGCTCGGGACGCTGGCCCGGCTGGCGGGGCGCCGGCGGCTCTTCGTCCCCGTCCCGACCGCGGCGGCCGAGCGGCTGCTCTCGGGAATGGAGCGCCTTGGCATCCCGTTCCCCGTGGGGGCGGACAGCGTGCGCTCCATCGCGGGCGCCCGGCGGGCGCCGCCGCCGGCGAGCGATCTGCCCCGGTTGATCGGCGCGGCGACGCCGCTCGAGGAGGCGCTCGCCGCCGCGTTGGGCCCGCGTCCGCCGCGTTAGCCCGGCCGCGCCCCCTGCCTCAACGCGTCTCGGCCTTGCGCTTGCGGCTCCAGGCGAGGTTGTTGCGCGCCAGGGTGTTCGACGGGTTGAGGGCGAGCGCCTTCTCCCCCGCGGCGATCGCATGGTCCCATTCGCCGAGCTCGTTGTAGGCCGCGCAGATGTTGTTGTATGCGACGTCGTAGCCGGGGCGCAGGGCGAGAGCCCTCTCGGCGGCCCGGATGCTCTCGCGAAAGCGCTTCGCGCGGTACTCCCGGAGACTGAGGTTCACCCACTCCTCGGGGGTTGCGGGCTCCGGGGGCGGCACCGGCCCCGGGGCCGCGGCGCGCTGCCGCGCTGCCGTGAGCGCCGCGGTCGCCACCGCGTCTCCCGGCGCGATGCGCAGCGTCTCCTGCGCCAGGGTCTCGAGCTCCGCGACGTCGGCTCCCTCCCGCAGAATGTTCAGGAGCAGGTGCCGCGAATCGAGATCGGCCGGCGAGATGCCGAGCGCCGTGCGCAGGAGCGGCACGGCCTCCGCCGGGCGTTGCCGGCTCGCGAGGAAGCGCGCGAAGAAATAGTAGGGCGCGGGCCGGTCCGGGCCCAGCGCGAGGGCGCGGCGGAACGACTCCTCGGCTTCCTTCGGCCGGTTGGTCGCCGCCTCGACGACGCCGAGGTTGACGTGGACGTAGGAGTAGTTCGGCGTGAGGGCGAGGGCCTTCCTGAAGGCTTCCTCGGCGCCGGCGTACTCACCCCTCGACATGAGCGCGAGGCCGTAGTTCATCCAGCCGCGGCCGTTCTTCGGGCTCTTGAGCGTCACGTCCCGCCAGAGCGACTCGTCGGTGCGCCAGACCGCGTTGCGGCGGACGGTCCAGAGCCCGGCGCCGCAGAGCAGGCCGGCGAGGGCGGCCGCCGCGGCGCGCCGCACCAGCGCCGGCCTGGCGCTGGACGCCGCCACGCGCTCCAGCAGCAGCGCCCCCCCAGCCGCGACCGCGAGCGTCAGCCCGACGTACGGCAGGAAGACCCGGTGGTCGTTGAGCACCTCGGCGAGCGGGAAGACGAAGCTCGTCGGGGCCAGGCCGATGAGGAACCAGCCCAGGCCGAACGAGACGGGGCGCCAGCGGGGCCGGCGCCCGGCGAGCACGGCGGCCGCGACGAGGAGCGCCAGGAAGGCGAACCCGGCTGCGGCGCGCGGGTCGGCGATCGAGCCGAGGGGCACCCAGTCGGTGTCCGCGCTCAGGCCGAGGGGCAGGAAGAAGCTGGTGAAGTAGTGGAGGATCACGAACGGCTGGGTGATGAAGTACGCGTATCGCGAGGTGCCGCCGGGTTGCCATGCGGGCGGCGACAGCGCGCGGATGAGCCAGAGCATGGCGAGGACGAGGACGAACGAGGGGAGCGCGGCGCGGACAGCGCGGGCGCCGCCGCGGGCGCTGCCGCCGCGACTGGCGATCCGGCCGCCGATGAGGGTCTCGTAGAGCAGCAACAGCGGCGCGAAGACGAAGGCGACTGCCTTGGCCAGCATGCCGAGCGCCGCCGGGAGCAGGTAGGCGTGCGTCGCCCGGGAGCGCGGGGAGCAGGCGTAGAGCGCCAGGGCCAGGACGATGCCGAGCGTCGACAGCGTGTCGGACCGGGCGATGACGTAGTTCACCGTCTCGGCGTTCGCCGGGTGCAGAAGATAGATCGCCACGGCGGCGTAGGCGGTGGCCTCGGCCGTGGCTGCAGGGAAGGTGGCGGCGAGGACGCGACGGAAGAGGAAGAACATGGCGAGCCCCTGCAGCAGGAAGAGTGCGAAGATCGAGAGGTGGAAGGCCCACGGAGCCAGGCCCCCGCCGATCGCGTAGTCCATCGCGAGCGTGGTCGTGACGAGCGGCCGGTAGGTCTGGTTTGCGGGGAGGGAGCTCGACGTCGATGCGTCGGTGAAGAAGCGCCAGATGTGCCCGGGGTTCCTGATGAAGGCATTGTTGACGATCGTGTGGGAATCGTCGAAGTGGAATCCGTTGCCGAAGTGGTTTGCATAGACGGCGGTGACGGCGGCGGCCAGGAGAACGCCGAGCATGACGCGGAATCGGGTGCGGCAACCAGGTTGGCGCATGTTCGCCGCGCCGGAGCTTTCCACAGTCTGCATCGGCGCTAAGTGTA encodes:
- a CDS encoding CHASE domain-containing protein is translated as MSEPDTNRRRIEWGGAAPAVSSARWPRVGQRILHHSPWLVLASSLLVTWLVWHSAAHALAVARDNYFDFRVREATTRIVQRMQAYQQVLQGVQALYLASDTVERDEFKTYVAAQRLAEHYPGIQGVGYSLIVPAARRGEHEAAVRAEGFRAYAIRPEGQRDPYTSIVYLEPFADRNLRAFGYDMYSEPVRRAAMERARDTGAMAMSGKVRLVQEAGGREQAGFLLYLPVYRNNLPHDTPAQRRAHILGWAYSPFRMDDLMQGIHGERASDLDIEIYDGSDASTETLMYDSDGSRQAVSPSPAGVTSVGEIEIAGRRWTVAVRALAGLERRIDAGRPALIGFVGVIISLLLSWLTWSLVRGRERAVSAVLERERLIAELQAAMAQVKTLQGILPICSVCKKIRDDKDAWKQMETFISEHSDAVFSHGYCPDCAAKTMAEVRAFSKARGTG
- a CDS encoding ATP-binding protein; the encoded protein is MRTSIAFRLNLIVLLVVLALGSVLGALSVLEQRAILRGELDRRMQFMGEYLARAVAEAAARQDTETMNAILRGATLDREVTYLMVKSREGEIQAAHWQSDVRGAVKEYTFPVAPPPAAGAGAEPAFGPVSTPVTSGAIAQLALGISLEPMGKVLARHIWRTAALLAAAVALALVLGSVFVRVLHRQSFLPLLAGIKAIGDGDLSRRIVPDRHAEIGEIGRAFNEMAARLSSTLITKAGLEFAVHQRTADLEAALQERILIQTELAEREERIRLLLDSTAEAIYGIDPEGTCTFCNPACCRILGHGKPEDLTGRKIHDLIHHSREDGSPHPSEECRLRDVVRTGAAYHAADEVLWRSDGSPVHVECWSHPVLHDGQISGAVVTFVEITERRKLEEQLVQAQKLEGIGILAGGIAHDFNNLLSPILGFADLTLLRLEPGHPARRSLESVVESAKRAADLTRQILAFSRRQVLQKKVLNLNDEILAVGRMVKRIIGEDIDVRLNLTAELPPIEADPTQIQQVLLNLAVNARDAMPAGGRLTVETGVARIDGSSPWLARGLDGERCIVLTVSDTGCGMDERTRQRVFEPFFTTKAAGRGTGLGLSTVHGIVKQHGGDIAVYSEPGHGTTFRVYLPVAEAAVPAGSETPAAAGPPRGNGAVLLVEDDEGVRTFMAAALAEYGYGVTAVASPAEALAAAPGATIDLVISDVVMPGMSGPELCRRLAELRPGIRVLYISGYPSGAGALDRLLDKGTPLLQKPFTVGALLQAVRDTIGTPAAG
- a CDS encoding transglutaminase domain-containing protein, yielding MRKMCWLPGLALAAVHLAALSAAAAERSGTIRFNISLATPADASSAKLWFPYPTSDLDQEITGLTFSGTYSNFSLSREARSGALYLYTEWRRPAGKPTLTVSFHAKARERKAPRLAERGGAIPPDVAKYVRAEFWIPSDDAKIVALAAKIVEGKSGILARARAVYDWTVENTRRDPDVPGCGTGRVQATLASRSGKCADISSVFVALARATGVPAREVFGLRLGQPGETDVTDGHHCWAEFYLPGTGWVPVDPADVRKIMLARNLDLAAARPYRDYYFGAVDQYRIVLHKGGRGVAFAEGNLEKVNYFMYPYAEIDGRPLDYCRPKTFSFTVAFHED
- a CDS encoding glycosyltransferase, which codes for MQPLHMDTADERHGRPQATGGGASRPAPERPLADVVVLIPAYNPDEMLLAVVAALIDRGFARIVVVDDGSGPASAPVFARLRTLPQVALLAHAVNLGKGRALKTGLNHILQAWPDAAGVVTVDADGQHLAADVAAVVASFLGRPDALVLGSRSFGRSVPLRSLLGNVITRGVFRLVVGTRIADTQSGLRCFPLALVPRFLALEGERYEYEMNVLVEAHRIAGIREVGISTVYLQDNRSSHFNPLADSMRIYFLLLRFSFSSALASLVDFAVFALATALGAGLLRSMVVARAVAGSLNFVVNRNLVFRSSGRVPPALLRYAALLALLGGVAYLAIRALAEAGVDVVLAKFLVETLLFLVSFTVQRSVVFTARRGERA
- a CDS encoding class I SAM-dependent methyltransferase, which translates into the protein MSGEPSLAAASRRLRDPALRGLAPGTAAWFEAQRRMIAGKPLVRRCYDLWYRRLLEDADSVPGAGGLIVELGSGLSYIKRLRPEVVTTDVVAGAADLVADGRALPFGDGTVRALLLTHVFHHIPDVGRFLTEARRVLAPGGVIGMVEETHTPFARFFFGRIHPEPYDDRAARWEFPAGDPLGAANQALSWIVFFRDAARFREGWPDLALERREYLPWLGYLLSGGVNLRSLVPRPLAPAFGALDALLRPCDRLCAIHWHLRLRKVAAVPRR
- a CDS encoding GMC oxidoreductase — protein: MLDAIVVGSGPGGVICARGLRGERVLVLDVGNRPGPLPGLDGNLYELRRSREDLFEQLIGAGFEGLRNLRGRAVSLKLKSPGMAYVIRDGERLAPVLSEGFEATISLAEGGLANAWGAGVYRFTDEDLAGFPIRAADLEPHYDELTRLIGISGESDDLDPWFGGAAGLLPPLRLSGIAADVSARYRRHLPEFRRRGIVVGRPRLAVLTREHRGRPAYRHDNLEFFKPHDPSIYNPAFTLREMVSAGEVAYRPGVLVTRFAEHADRVEVSARDLAAGGEETFVARRLFLAAGALNSARIVLASAGDHASRLPLLDNPVTLVPLLSPGRIGAALDPNDSSLGQLNIIVQPGAGDGETLQGTLYGTTGPLRSDALFELPAPVPAAVCLAKYLAPAMAVVMLFHPDRPDPGNFLQLAPSGALRLRHAPPRPGSGARRLVAAFRRIGLLGADVLCRQAPIGSGLHYAGTLPMKAAPGRYETGVDGRLGGSARVFVVDGACVPTLPAKNLTFTIMANAARIAALARGGRP
- a CDS encoding NAD(P)-dependent oxidoreductase, which gives rise to MNVLITGGTGFLGSRLASAWKSRGHRVAVTSSGTGVPPPGALRFRLGEPFDGRALEGIVCVVHGAHAFGGGTHVLNVEGTRALFIAARAAGVRHQVFISSASAQAAGASAYGRVKRAVEPLFLDAGETVVRPGLVLGRGGMFGRVMDRVLSSPVIPLLAGGEDLVPVVAEADFVAAMTEVLEGGLRGSWNLVSGEQVTMRRLLGTLARLAGRRRLFVPVPTAAAERLLSGMERLGIPFPVGADSVRSIAGARRAPPPASDLPRLIGAATPLEEALAAALGPRPPR